One part of the Streptomyces lydicus genome encodes these proteins:
- a CDS encoding ABC transporter ATP-binding protein, with product MIEAVGLTKRYGAKTAVYNLSFQVRPGTVTGFLGPNGSGKSTTMRMILGLDAPTSGHATIAGRPFRSLPNAPRQVGALLDAKAVHGGRSARHHLLSLAQLSGIPARRVDEVLGVVGLQEVAGRRSKGFSLGMGQRLGIAAALLGDPQVLLFDEPVNGLDPEGILWVRNLMKQLAAEGRTVFVSSHLMSEMALTAEHLIVIGRGQLLADMSVKDFISAHSADFARVRTPDTEPEQREKLTAAIGEAGGQVTPEPDGALRVTGLPLPRISDLAHGAEVRLWELSPHQASLEEAYMQMTQSVVDYRSTTDQRAGLQQVPAGYAPQGYAGGPPVAPGPGQPNPYAQQAPYGGQAPGAVPGAGHPPAQGQGHPYGAPASYGAPHPYGQQPAAPMPPAAPAAQPAPAAQPVAMPMPQNEDPR from the coding sequence CCCAACGGTTCCGGCAAATCGACCACGATGCGCATGATCCTGGGACTTGACGCCCCCACCTCGGGACACGCCACCATCGCCGGCCGCCCCTTCCGCAGCCTCCCCAACGCGCCCCGCCAGGTGGGCGCGCTGCTCGACGCCAAGGCCGTGCACGGCGGGCGCAGCGCGCGCCACCACCTGCTGTCGCTCGCCCAGCTCTCCGGCATCCCGGCCCGCCGGGTCGACGAGGTGCTCGGGGTGGTCGGCCTCCAGGAGGTCGCCGGCCGGCGCTCGAAGGGCTTCTCGCTCGGCATGGGCCAGCGGCTCGGCATCGCCGCGGCGCTGCTCGGCGACCCGCAGGTGCTGCTCTTCGACGAGCCGGTCAACGGACTCGACCCCGAGGGCATCCTGTGGGTGCGCAACCTGATGAAGCAGCTGGCGGCCGAGGGCCGTACGGTCTTCGTCTCCTCGCACCTGATGAGCGAAATGGCCCTCACCGCCGAGCACTTGATCGTGATCGGCCGCGGCCAGCTGCTCGCGGACATGTCGGTCAAGGACTTCATCTCGGCCCATTCCGCCGACTTCGCCCGGGTACGCACCCCCGACACCGAGCCGGAGCAGCGCGAGAAGCTGACCGCCGCGATCGGCGAGGCGGGCGGGCAGGTCACGCCCGAGCCGGACGGCGCGCTGCGGGTGACCGGGCTGCCGCTCCCCCGGATCAGCGATCTCGCGCACGGCGCCGAGGTCCGGCTGTGGGAGCTGTCGCCGCACCAGGCGTCCCTGGAAGAGGCGTACATGCAGATGACGCAGAGCGTCGTCGACTACCGCTCGACGACCGACCAGCGGGCCGGCCTTCAGCAGGTCCCGGCCGGATACGCCCCGCAGGGCTACGCCGGCGGTCCGCCCGTCGCGCCCGGGCCGGGGCAGCCGAATCCGTACGCACAGCAGGCTCCGTACGGCGGGCAGGCGCCCGGTGCGGTGCCGGGGGCGGGCCACCCGCCGGCGCAGGGTCAGGGTCACCCGTACGGGGCACCCGCGTCATACGGGGCACCCCACCCTTACGGGCAGCAACCCGCCGCGCCGATGCCGCCGGCCGCCCCGGCCGCGCAGCCCGCGCCCGCCGCGCAGCCCGTCGCCATGCCCATGCCGCAGAACGAGGACCCCCGATGA